A genomic stretch from bacterium includes:
- the xerA gene encoding site-specific tyrosine recombinase/integron integrase — protein MEHEIAEFIESLRLKNASEHTVKGYATDLKEFKDGFPDKPVTAIGKKELTNFLAGLRRYGFDNSTANRKLSALRSFFKFLVEKGTISKNPAVNVKAPKIESKLPSFLTEESAEKLMDTENLSPRDRAILETLYGTGVRASELIGMNIGSLDFVNETVTVLGKGSKERKIPLTRTAIYVLKNYIANRNMMERDAPLFLNKYNQRLSQRGLQNIVNKHIRMIAELRRMSPHTLRHTYASVMLNKGCDLRTIQELLGHASIASTQIYTHLTVEKLKDAYKTGHPRA, from the coding sequence ATGGAACATGAAATTGCAGAATTTATTGAGTCTTTGAGGTTAAAAAATGCGTCTGAGCATACGGTAAAAGGTTATGCTACAGACTTAAAAGAATTTAAAGATGGCTTTCCCGATAAACCCGTTACTGCAATAGGCAAAAAAGAGTTAACAAATTTCCTGGCAGGGCTAAGACGATATGGCTTTGATAACAGTACAGCTAACAGAAAACTTTCCGCTTTACGCTCTTTCTTCAAATTTCTAGTTGAAAAAGGAACCATATCAAAAAATCCTGCCGTTAACGTCAAGGCGCCTAAAATAGAATCGAAATTACCTTCTTTCCTTACGGAAGAATCCGCAGAAAAACTTATGGACACTGAAAACCTTTCTCCAAGAGACAGGGCTATTCTCGAAACTCTATACGGAACAGGAGTCAGGGCATCCGAATTAATCGGAATGAATATAGGAAGTCTGGATTTTGTTAATGAAACCGTAACGGTTCTGGGAAAAGGTTCCAAAGAACGTAAAATTCCTCTAACTCGCACCGCTATATATGTTTTAAAAAATTATATTGCAAATAGAAATATGATGGAGAGGGATGCGCCCTTATTCTTAAACAAATACAATCAAAGACTTTCACAAAGAGGTTTACAAAATATAGTAAATAAACATATACGAATGATTGCAGAGTTACGAAGAATGAGTCCACATACTTTACGCCATACCTACGCAAGCGTAATGCTCAACAAAGGTTGTGATTTACGCACAATACAGGAATTGTTAGGACATGCTTCAATCGCTTCGACTCAAATTTATACCCATTTAACTGTCGAAAAATTAAAAGACGCTTATAAAACCGGACACCCTCGTGCATAA
- the aspS gene encoding aspartate--tRNA ligase: protein MKLRTHNCGELRKENENNTVKLAGWVEGLRLHGKVAFINLRDRYGITQVVVKEDSLLEEIKAIGNEWVIAVTGKVVSRPTGMENLKMDTGQIDVEAEKIEILSNSAVPPFVITDEITAKDELRLKYRYLDLRRISMQKAIIFKSKLMYLISEHLQSQDFINVETPLLGRSTPEGARDFLVPSRIHKGKFYSLVQSPQIYKQLLMIAGFEKYYQFARCMRDEDQRKDRQPEFTQLDIELSFIDEEEIFVLIEKLMQYVFSKLCNIQLNIPLRRMTYNEALETYGSDKPDLRYELYLKDVTELCHKTDFNIFKSAQAVKCLFFETDVSRKMIAEFENVAKGYGMGLGWLKYADNTFSGSVAKFFNPEALKELENLTGSKPGSLLFVAGERKRANEALGGIRNYIINNYLLQRPGQYEFTWITDFPMFDRDAVTKKLVTAHHAFVTPKDETNMESNPDATIGRLYDLVLNGVELGSGSIRPHTRELQEKILGVVGMDAESREANFGCLLKALEYGAPPHGGIALGVDRFTAILLGMNSIQDVIAFPKTLSGVGLLEDIPSEATEAQLEELSIKIKKDEQTKNIS, encoded by the coding sequence ATGAAATTGAGGACGCATAATTGCGGAGAATTAAGAAAAGAAAACGAAAACAACACCGTTAAACTTGCCGGGTGGGTTGAAGGATTGCGATTGCACGGCAAAGTAGCTTTTATAAATTTAAGGGATAGATACGGTATTACACAGGTTGTAGTAAAAGAAGATAGTTTACTTGAAGAAATAAAAGCTATCGGTAATGAATGGGTTATTGCCGTTACCGGGAAAGTGGTGTCAAGACCGACAGGAATGGAGAACCTTAAGATGGACACCGGGCAAATAGATGTAGAGGCAGAGAAAATTGAAATCCTTTCTAATTCTGCTGTCCCACCATTTGTTATAACGGATGAGATAACTGCAAAAGACGAATTGCGATTAAAATACAGGTATCTTGATTTAAGACGCATATCTATGCAAAAAGCAATAATTTTTAAAAGCAAACTTATGTATTTAATAAGCGAACATCTTCAATCTCAAGATTTTATTAATGTAGAAACTCCCTTATTGGGGCGAAGCACACCGGAAGGTGCGAGAGACTTCCTTGTGCCCTCAAGAATACATAAAGGAAAGTTTTATTCGTTAGTTCAATCTCCACAGATTTATAAACAGTTGCTTATGATAGCAGGATTTGAAAAATATTACCAGTTTGCAAGATGTATGAGAGATGAAGACCAGCGAAAAGACAGGCAGCCGGAATTTACTCAACTTGACATAGAATTATCGTTTATTGATGAAGAAGAAATATTTGTTCTTATTGAGAAACTTATGCAATATGTATTTTCTAAATTGTGTAATATACAATTGAATATACCACTCAGAAGAATGACTTACAACGAAGCGCTGGAGACTTATGGAAGCGATAAACCGGATTTAAGATATGAATTATATTTAAAAGATGTAACGGAATTGTGTCATAAAACGGATTTTAACATATTCAAGTCGGCGCAGGCCGTAAAATGTTTGTTCTTTGAGACGGATGTATCACGGAAAATGATAGCAGAATTTGAAAACGTGGCAAAAGGTTATGGTATGGGATTGGGTTGGCTTAAATATGCAGACAATACTTTCTCCGGTAGCGTTGCCAAGTTTTTTAATCCCGAAGCATTAAAAGAACTGGAGAATCTTACCGGGAGTAAACCGGGCAGCTTATTGTTTGTTGCCGGTGAGCGTAAGCGGGCGAACGAAGCATTAGGCGGAATTCGTAATTACATTATAAATAATTATTTACTGCAAAGACCGGGGCAGTATGAGTTTACCTGGATAACGGATTTCCCTATGTTTGACAGGGATGCGGTTACAAAAAAATTGGTTACTGCACATCATGCTTTTGTAACTCCAAAAGATGAGACAAATATGGAATCTAATCCTGATGCTACAATCGGGAGACTGTATGACCTTGTTCTTAATGGTGTGGAGCTTGGTTCAGGCAGTATAAGGCCGCATACAAGAGAACTACAGGAAAAAATCCTGGGTGTCGTAGGAATGGACGCAGAGTCGCGGGAAGCGAATTTTGGTTGCCTGCTGAAAGCCTTAGAATATGGCGCACCGCCGCACGGAGGAATTGCGCTTGGCGTGGATAGATTTACTGCGATATTACTGGGAATGAACAGCATACAGGATGTAATTGCTTTCCCTAAAACTTTAAGCGGAGTGGGTTTGTTGGAAGACATTCCTTCGGAGGCTACGGAAGCACAATTAGAAGAACTAAGCATAAAAATAAAGAAAGATGAACAGACCAAGAATATATCCTAA
- a CDS encoding VanZ family protein, translating to MKQYRLAFIWTALMLIVSSIPNFEVPGVDKIFGIDKLAHLSEYFILAFLVFSGETGYQSLIHRRWKELGKIRSSNKYSVPIKLCIILCFAAIDELHQHFIPGRTVEWADFAANSIGCICGLVILPKTL from the coding sequence ATGAAGCAATATAGGCTGGCGTTTATATGGACAGCGTTGATGCTTATAGTATCAAGTATCCCTAATTTTGAAGTACCCGGGGTAGATAAGATATTTGGTATAGACAAATTAGCACACCTTAGTGAATATTTTATACTTGCATTTTTGGTTTTTTCCGGTGAAACCGGATACCAATCTCTAATCCACCGGAGGTGGAAAGAGCTTGGTAAAATTCGGAGCTCTAATAAATATAGTGTGCCAATAAAATTATGTATTATCTTATGTTTTGCAGCAATAGATGAATTACATCAGCATTTCATTCCGGGAAGAACAGTGGAATGGGCGGATTTCGCTGCTAATTCTATAGGTTGTATATGTGGACTTGTTATCCTACCAAAAACATTATAA
- a CDS encoding NYN domain-containing protein has protein sequence MRLFKKPQVLSLSDVSNRVNDLNIRIQKLEYEYKALKNHNKKWENLKVGVFVDVQNMFYAAKKNYESRLDYMKLLHHAVKRRRLIKATAYMIENPEIDQSGFVSLLEHHSFDVRRKSLIQRADGSQKGDYDMEIALEILSMVDNLDVVALVSGDGDFVSLVETVKARGPRVEVYSFPHNTAMELKEVADDFFPIGDDLLYGRNNGKGGK, from the coding sequence ATGAGATTGTTTAAAAAACCACAAGTATTGAGTTTGAGTGATGTTTCTAATCGTGTAAATGACTTAAATATCAGGATTCAAAAACTTGAATATGAATACAAAGCATTAAAAAACCATAATAAAAAATGGGAAAACTTAAAAGTAGGCGTATTTGTGGATGTCCAAAATATGTTTTATGCCGCAAAAAAGAATTACGAATCAAGACTTGATTATATGAAACTTTTACATCATGCAGTTAAAAGGAGAAGGCTGATAAAAGCAACTGCTTATATGATTGAAAACCCTGAAATTGACCAATCGGGATTTGTATCACTTCTGGAACACCACTCTTTTGACGTAAGGCGTAAATCATTAATCCAAAGAGCAGACGGTTCTCAAAAAGGAGATTATGATATGGAAATTGCTCTTGAGATATTGAGTATGGTTGATAATCTTGATGTGGTTGCGCTTGTTTCCGGGGATGGGGATTTTGTAAGCCTTGTAGAAACAGTCAAAGCAAGAGGGCCTAGAGTTGAAGTCTATAGTTTCCCTCATAATACCGCAATGGAATTAAAAGAAGTTGCGGATGATTTTTTCCCTATAGGCGATGACCTTTTATATGGCAGAAACAACGGGAAAGGTGGAAAATAA
- the def gene encoding peptide deformylase, which produces MNRPRIYPNPALRSKTCEVTNFDPAHINYVIKIMADSMKKYKAVGFAANQFGILEKIVLANVGKENIVVINPEIIESRGEFTEDEGCISFPGVEITITRPNYVVVRGLDENGESKIIEVGDLLARVLQHEIDHLNGILIVDKLSPTERLNFERLWKRGDYERKNPSSVL; this is translated from the coding sequence ATGAACAGACCAAGAATATATCCTAATCCTGCTTTGAGAAGCAAGACTTGTGAAGTTACTAATTTTGACCCTGCACATATTAATTATGTTATTAAGATTATGGCAGATTCTATGAAAAAATATAAGGCAGTTGGGTTTGCGGCAAATCAGTTTGGAATACTTGAAAAAATAGTTCTTGCAAATGTGGGAAAAGAGAATATTGTAGTCATTAATCCTGAGATTATTGAATCCAGAGGAGAATTTACGGAAGATGAGGGCTGTATATCTTTTCCCGGTGTGGAAATTACTATTACAAGACCGAATTATGTAGTAGTACGAGGATTAGATGAAAACGGAGAATCAAAAATTATAGAGGTAGGTGATTTGCTGGCAAGGGTTCTTCAACACGAAATAGACCATTTAAATGGGATACTTATTGTAGATAAATTAAGTCCAACGGAACGGCTCAATTTTGAGCGTTTGTGGAAAAGGGGTGACTATGAAAGAAAAAATCCATCCTCAGTATTATAG
- a CDS encoding dihydroorotase, with translation MHNYLLIKNGRVIDLTNNIDAKLDILIKDGIIDSVAPNIFQKDATIIDASNLIITPGLIDVHTHFREPGEEQKEDIRTGSRAALAGGFTSVICEPNTQPRIDNSDILKKVITRGKEVGLINLYSSACITTGDKHNKLTDIKDLKDSGATMFTDDGDPVIYPELMQKALVEAQKNKTMLSPHCESSGWAESITGKLNEEPEIFYVKRDIELVKKTNASLHFAHISLEESLNAIRIAKSKGLNITCEVTPHHLVLDKSFEKKYGTLTKVNPALRKISDVKAMQEGLLDGTIDVIASDHAPHTKADKDSVWEKAACGMIGIETSLGVLLSELVHKNIIPLNTLIAKLTCNPANIFNLPAGKLTPGMPADITIIDLNKEWTVDANKFESKSRNCPFDKWELKGKPVMTIVKGKVKMKDGVVI, from the coding sequence GTGCATAATTACTTATTAATTAAAAACGGCAGAGTAATTGACCTCACCAATAATATAGACGCTAAGTTGGATATTCTCATTAAAGACGGCATCATTGATTCAGTCGCTCCCAACATATTCCAAAAAGATGCAACTATAATCGATGCTTCTAATCTTATAATCACGCCTGGTCTTATTGATGTTCATACACATTTTCGCGAGCCGGGAGAAGAACAAAAAGAAGATATTCGTACAGGCTCAAGAGCTGCGCTTGCCGGTGGATTTACTTCTGTCATCTGCGAACCCAATACCCAACCCAGAATAGATAATTCGGATATTTTAAAAAAAGTTATAACCAGAGGTAAAGAAGTAGGATTGATAAACTTATACTCGTCCGCCTGTATTACAACCGGCGATAAACATAACAAATTAACGGATATTAAGGATTTGAAAGACAGCGGCGCGACTATGTTTACGGATGACGGCGACCCCGTAATATATCCCGAGCTTATGCAAAAAGCTCTGGTTGAAGCTCAAAAAAACAAAACAATGCTCTCGCCTCACTGCGAATCTTCTGGTTGGGCAGAATCTATTACCGGAAAATTAAACGAAGAACCGGAAATATTTTACGTAAAAAGAGATATTGAATTAGTAAAAAAAACCAACGCTTCTTTGCATTTTGCTCATATAAGTCTTGAAGAAAGTTTGAATGCAATAAGAATCGCCAAATCAAAAGGTTTGAATATAACCTGCGAAGTTACACCGCATCATCTTGTTCTGGATAAATCATTCGAAAAAAAATACGGAACGCTTACAAAAGTAAATCCCGCCTTGAGAAAAATTTCAGATGTAAAAGCAATGCAAGAAGGGCTACTTGATGGAACAATTGATGTAATCGCGTCCGACCATGCACCTCATACCAAAGCAGATAAAGATTCGGTTTGGGAAAAAGCCGCCTGTGGAATGATAGGTATAGAAACTTCTTTAGGAGTATTACTGTCGGAATTAGTGCATAAAAATATTATACCGCTCAATACTTTGATTGCGAAACTAACCTGTAATCCCGCAAATATATTTAACCTGCCCGCAGGAAAATTGACTCCGGGTATGCCTGCAGACATAACCATAATTGATTTAAACAAAGAATGGACAGTAGATGCAAATAAGTTTGAATCCAAATCAAGAAATTGCCCGTTTGACAAATGGGAACTAAAAGGTAAACCCGTAATGACAATCGTTAAAGGGAAAGTCAAGATGAAAGACGGAGTTGTGATATAG